Sequence from the Ammospiza caudacuta isolate bAmmCau1 chromosome 9, bAmmCau1.pri, whole genome shotgun sequence genome:
CCCCTGCTGAGGCTGATGAACCCGCCCGACGGGCGGCTGCCGGTATTACGTGTTGTGCCGCATGTGTATCCGCCAGCCACAGGGCCCTGGCAAGGGGCCCCGGCTGGAATTAACCTGCAGTAACCCCAGGCACAGGGGCGGCCTCGGCGGGGTGTGCCTGCCTGGCCTGCGCTGGAGTATGAAAGCCATTATAATCCACTCATTCATGATGCTTAAAGAGCCAGAGGCGTTTTTCCCCTGGTTCTCCTGGAAGAGAGAAGGGTTTGGAAGCAATAAGGCACAGCATTCCGGTCCTGATAGAGTATCTCGTGCTTTACCAAGCCCTGCCCACCATGTCATCAGTCAAACAAGTTTTAAAGTAACATTTATCATTTTTATTATgaacaaataaaatttcagatCAGCACAACCAGATGTCTGTTTCCATATTagtagaaattatttcaaaaaggttttttttttcccatacaCAAAACAGAGATACTACTATGCAGAAATCCCTAAGCTGTGAAAAATCGTATCCTACTCACATTTCAACAGTGACAGAGCTTAGACAATGTGCAGATTCAACTTTCCAATCCTTCCCTGAACACTCAACACTTAGACTTCTGCTCTTCACAAtaccagcagggctgggaatagTTTTGGAAAACAAACCAGTCCATGCTTCTGCCAGCAGCGGTGTGTGGTTTGTACTGTTCCTTCCTGTGCTCGGCTGGTCGGCAGCGAGCCTCACCCACACCTCTGGGAGGCAGGGTGTAACACCCCGTTACAGatagggaaactgaggcacagagtgTTTTTAAGTGACTTCGTCCCAAATCACGCAGTGAGCAAGTTGGTAAGCTGGGAGCGGGTCCCAGCTGCTTTAGCCATGAGGTcccactgctgctttttctgcttccaCCTTTCACAGACTCATTTAAGCTAAACATACAGACGATGCGTCCAGGACACAAACATGCCaccaaaaatatatatatatttataggtatatatatatatatatatatatctcaaaCAAAGTTCTACTTAAAGTGTTGTATCTGTTTCTCAATCTAACAAAAATTCTAACTCAAATACATTCAAAATCACCTGCACCCACAGTTCAATGTAGGCAATTAAATAATTAAGAAACCCCTTGAATGTTCataactcagaaaaaaaaaaccaaaacggCAAATAGCTGTCAATACTTCTATGTATATTAAAGAAAGATTTAAGGCACCCAGAGATATTTGCCAATCTACCTTTAAAGTGACTGGACAAACACCAGGACTGTTTGGTTACTGCTCCTCAACTTCCACTCTCATTCCAGATTCTGGACCTGAATCAGCACTTGAAATTTGAAAGGAACCCTTGATGTCAAGCCCTGCTTCTCTGCTGAGAGGATGTGAAATACTGCTGCATTTCACAGCACGCATCTCTACTGTAGAGTATGTCACACTACACCTTTAGGGCACCAGGAGCAAGGAAATCattctcccctctcccctcctctcctttcAAATTACTGGCTGGAGCAAATTCATCCTCTGGGGACTTCCATGAGTTCAGAGGGGTTTACACTAGAGCAAAGTCAGCCCACAATTACAGAGCTAAcagtgtttctctttttttggagggctttttggtttttttcaaatgGTAGGATACAGCTCTAGCCACAACACCCTTTGCTCCAGCCAGCACCCAGGCAGTCAACAGCATCAGAGCAGTAAGGACACTGTCTCCTgaaaccaggagctgaaggactCTCTTCTCCATTTGTCCTTGTTCCTCTTGGCTGGAGACCACATCACTCCTAATGGCTCAAAAACTCAAAGGGTCCCATTGCTGAGCATAAACAAGGTCATGatggtggcagggaggggaaggtgagGAGACAGGCTCATTTTCTGAGTAACAAGCTTGTTCTTGTTAAGGAGAACATCACAGAGCTATCCTGGCTCCTGGTGAGTttcactgcagcaggaggaagcaaAGCTGCAGACACTCGCTCCCGTGAAGCTTCCCTGGCTGCGACGTGGCAGAGCTGAGGTGAGGAAATTGGCATCTGCACTGTCTCTGCCTTCCCTGGCCTGCCTGAATAAGGGAGATGCTGCAAACCCCACTCCAATGTCACTTTGTTCCAGCTACCTCTTGTGCTTTCCTCCAGCTCCGATTGATGCATTGAAGCAACAAAAACAGTACCATTGCTACAACTAATAacaataatagtaataaaaattaataataactAGGAGAATTAAGGGGGAAAAAGCATGTTCAGCTCAGTGAGAGGCGTGATGCCATAACATCCAGAGTGTAACCAACTGCCTGAACTCAAGCTGGTCTCTGTAACTTGCAGGAAACAACACCCACATGGACTTTTTCCCCAGCGCCCTCCAGCTGCATGCCCACATCGCTCGGTGATGTAACTGCCCTTTCTGCAGGCTCAGCCGCCCTCGCTGCCTGTCTCACTGGCAAAGAGCGTGGTGGCGAGATGGCTCGCCGAGGGGGCTGGGAGGCAAGCTAAGGGACTAACAAGGAGCTCCTTCCCACTCCCTCTGGGCAGCAGGGAATGGCAAACCAACACAGCACACCTTGGGCAAGAAAGCACAGAGGTAGCTCACACTGGTGGCAGTTTCTCACCTAGAGGCCTCAACTTCCTtgagcaccctgtgccacccGGCCCCACATTGATGTTTCTCAGGCACTTGTTGAGTGGAGCCCCTAAGAACGAAAATACCTGGTCCTGCAGACACTTTCACTCCTTCCTACACCTGCAGGTGctcccttgtcctgtctctgTGCTCAGCAAAGATGTGAATCTGCCTGCTACCCAGAAGGGACCCCGTTTTTCCAGCACATAAAGCAGCTTAGCTCAGAGGTGGAGCTTTGGTTTTacatccttctcctcctctccattTAGACAAAGTCCCATTTGCCAGCAAAAATCTCAGTGGTGAACAAAACTCACTATGGGCTGGTCCTCCCCTTGGCAGCCAATGGCACACCCTTCCATctgtcctcctcctcactgtGACTCTCCAAAACAGCTGTGGAGCTCAGAGTCATGCTCTGCCTTCAGTCCCTCGTGGCACagagggcagtgcagggagggagTGCAAATTAAGGCCACCAGCACTCCCTCTCCAGTGCTCACTGCTGTTACAGCATCCCCCGGCCAGTGGTGGGGATGTGAAAGAGTCTGGGCACTCTTCTCTCCCCAGCCAGAGTGGCTAGGTGGTAAGGAGCAGTGGAGAACACTTTCCAAGAGACATCTTGGAAAGAAACAACTCTTCTTTCTGATGACAAGAGCAAGGGATGGgtctgcttttcccaggaagagcAGTTGAGCCCTGTCATGTCTGTCAGCAGCCCTTGAGAAAAGAGAAGGGACAGTGGCAGAAACTTTGGGGGGAAGGTAGTGCAGAGAGGGTCACTGACTTTGGCTCAACTCTTCATCCGGCTGGTTCAGGCTTCCCTTAGCTAAATAGTACATAGCCGACTGCAATGGGCCTCCCCAGGCCACTTCCTACCAGCTTCTCTTCCAGGTATAGACTGGGAAAATGTAAAGCAGGAGACAGGTTAGAGAGACtggagaggaaaacagaaagggaaaggagaggagggaaagggtGGCCTTGTGTTATAAGGGCAGAGTCCTAGGTCTTAAATACATCCTGCAAAATGCAGCGTGGGAGGGGGGTGTTAAAACtcattatcattattttaaGCAAACTGGTAGCATTATTCAGTAGTTAGTTAACAGAACATTAAACTTTTGTCCAGCGTGTTTGGagggggtgggaagggagaaaaaaggaggaaggagaggtgTGGATGTGTGTGTGAAAGGGAGCGGGAGCTCAGCCACTCTTGTGACTTCCATCTCCAGTCCGCAATTTCCGAGCCAGGATGACCTCCTTGGAGACCTTCTTGCGATCGCTGGCTAGCCCCAGGAGGCACATGAGGTCAATGAAGGCTGTGGTTAAGTTGAAGCGCCAGCCAAACTCACTGGTGGAGTAGTCATAGGGGAAGGTGTGGTGGTAGTTGTGGAAGCCTTCTCCTGAAAAACACGACCAGGGAGAGGATGTTGCAGAGCTCTAGGTGACAGACCCTTTATCTTACCCAAAGCACCATATTCTTGTAACGGGCTCTGGATTGAGTCCAGgttcctctctcctctcagcCCAGTTTCACCCTTCTGCAATCTACCCCATCTCATTTGGGCATCACCCAGCATGCCAGGGCTGAGACAATGACAATCCCAGAGGAGTTTTGGTTCCTCTTGGCTTTAGAGGAAAGTAAGCATATGGCAGGGAACAGTGAAAGGCCCTGGTTCCCCAGCGGCACCAAAAAACCAGAGGATTCCTAATAGTTTTTCCCCTCTCATCACAAGAAATCTTCCAGTATTAATTCAGCTACCAGCTAGACCAGCAGCAAGCCCCCAACAAACCAGGCTAATGAATACTCTCACAACACTGGCAATCCTCATGTCAAATCCAAAGGACATTTCCAGATGAGGAAAAAAGCAGACTCTAAACAGACACTTCTACTAAGCAATCTACACCAGTCAGCCACTATCTGGTCTGGACACTGTCAACACTGGCTTCAGTGCTCACCCCTTCAAAGACACTGCCTTGACTCCTGCTCCTACCCCTGAATCTCTGCAGTTCAAATCCCTCTCTACTAAAATTCCACAAGCAGATCCTTTGGTGGTGGAAATCAGTGGAGCCCCACTGAGATACAGTGGTGCAAAACAGATGAGGATTTAGGGAAAACCAATAAGAGCATATGCTGATCCTGGAATGTACTTAACTAGATCTCCAAAACTTCagtaaaaaatatgaaagcatCTATCTTGTCTTATCCTCAAgtacccccaaaatcaccagcTGTCCAGAGAACATGTCAAAATGTGAATCTGCTGGTTTTCAAGTTGACAAATCTCAGAGAGATACGCAGTGACGGCAGCACACGTTTTTTAGTCTAGTGAACGTGGCAGAGACCTCTGAACAGGGTAAATAAAATATTGCCATTGAGATAAGAAGGTGCTAAGTGTGGCAGAGTCCTTTCCAGCCTGGAAAGAGTCTGATGGGAGCTGATAACCCCACTGCCCTTATGTACTCACTGGCTAGCACAGGAAACATCCTCAGATGCAAAGGCCGAATGGTGCAGGGGAAATAGGGACACCTGGACTGATAGAAATTCCTAGAAGCAATTGCAGCCCCAAGAGGCAGTCCCTGTTCTACAGTCCCCCTGCAGCAAAGACACAGATGTTGGACATACCTATGGCCCCCAGGCTGACCAAGGGGTTCTCCCGCGGGTTGATGTTCTGGTCATACGGCCGGTTGCCAAACATGTGAGCAGCACTGTTCACTAGCCAAGTGCAATTGAGCCCTACGGTGTAGCGCAGGATGGCTGGAATGAAGAAGCTGATGATGATGGACTCATCCCAGAAGTACCAGGGCACTACAGATGGCAGTGTGAAGCACAGCAACACCACTGAAGGCTTGTAGTATCTGGAAAGGAAGGGACCAGGACGAAGGGGTTCAGTGGCAGAGGCAGGACAGGAAGGACTGATTCAGTCCTCCATTTGAAGGATGCATGCTCAGCTATACAGGGAAAATAAGTGCAGAAATGCCTCACTCCTGAGCCCTGTATCTTTTGCTCTGGATGTGCAGAAGCCATGCCTGGAGATTCCCAAGTCCTATCATCAGGCAAGAGACTCAGACTAAATCCTGCTCTTCTCACATCTGCACAAAGCAATGCTCCCATCACCATGGGGGTGAGTGAGAGTCCAGACATTCAGACACccagaaaagctgctgcttttggctTCATCTGTCATTTGCTTCTCAGCTGTATTGGTCCCCATAAAGGCAACCCCGTGCTTTCAGAGTCCCACACATGGTCCTTTCTCTGGCTTTggcccagtgctgcagctcctccttgcAGACTTGGCTCTGCCTACAAATACACCCCATCAACAAGTGCAAGCAAGTGGCACAGATGAGCATGTGGGCTCTCTCACACTAGAGGATTGGGAATAGAGGAAGGTGAACCGCTCTGATGACCCACAAGAAAAGTCAGTCTGGGACTGTACTAGGAACTTCCTGACTTAGGCTGGTTACTATTTGGGTTAagtcccacatccctgcagcctTTGTGATAGGCTCACCTTCTCTGCATCCTAGTATAGCTCCAGATGGGTGAGAGATACCCTACCCAAGAGGCACCAGGGAATGCAGACTGTTCTTCCCAGTTGCTGCACCTCTCACATCTCCATTTTCAACCCTTCTTTCACCATACTGTTTCCAAAAGACTGAGGGAAGAGGGGCACACACATGGCCTGGAAGGTGTACAATCTCCAAGGATGTCTCAGAGGCACCTGTGTGTGGGCTCTGGGCcagccaaagcagcagctgggctgtggggtgagCAGGTGTGGAGTGGCTTTGTGGTGGGAATCTCAGCCTGCTGCTGGCAAGATGCTGCAGGGTAGGCAGGCAAGAGAAGGGCGTGGGAGGGCTAGAGGTAGCACTGGATTCTAAACATTTCTCATAGGAGAGGAACAGCTCATTTCTCACAGCTCATCTCACAGCAAAGCCTTGGGCATGCTGAAGAGTCACATTTCTCACATGATGCCCTCAATTCTCTCACATTCCATCAAAGCCATTTGAGTTCCCAGCCCATTtgtccctgccccattccccaTGGCTCCCCACTAAGGCTGACCCCACTACTCACCTGCGCTGGAACATCACCACTTTGTCAGCCTTGATGTCACTGAGGTCCAGCTTCTGTCCCTTCTCAATGACATCGGGGTGCTTGCGCACAAGCAGCCAGCCAATGTGGGAGAAGAAGAAGCCGCGCATGGCGTTGTGTGGGTCTGCGTCTGTTTCAGAGAACTTGTGATGGACACGGTGGTCCCGGACCCACTCGTAGATGTCATTCTGCAAGTCAGCAGGAGTGAAAACTTAGGGTCAGGCATGGAGATGTTCCCTCTGAATTACAAAGTGGCCCAAAATGCTTAAATACGTAAATCCTGTTGACCTTAACTTGTATCAGTGGCATTATGTCTCAGtagggtttggggtttctgACCTTTAAAACAGAGGTTGAGTTTTGGCTGCACCTCTCCAGTTTTTTGGGAAGTGGTGCctcattgctgctgctctttgattGGCCAACTctgggctggggggggggggtttgcACCACACCCATggtgctgcaggctctgatTGGTCAGCCTGTGCCccacccctgcagcagccactctCATTGGCTGGCTGGTGCCTCCTCTCCTATGCTCggctcctgtcccatccccatccctgtccccatccccatccctgcacagtGCCAGGCGAGGCtgacctgccccttccctctACCTGACATTTCCCGTAGGTCACCCTGCCTTGCTTGTCCTGGGATTGCCTAATCAGATGTTTAACTTCGGGGGGGGCAAGgcttttttcaactttttttttttcccattagaAATCAAACAGTCTTAAAATTAAGGTCCCTTTTTAGAAGGAGCACAAACACACCCTTTCAATGACATTTCTCAAAAATACCTCTCTTCAACCCCATTACTGTTCAATTTAAGCAGCAAAATCAATACCGTTTGGAAAATGTAAACGCTTTTATCATTTGTATTATGAAATGATTGCTTTGGCTAGTTTTAAGAATAGATTTTCATAAGCCCGTGATCATTTTTTGTATCAAGATTTCAATGAGCTTAAAGCCATGTATTACACCATCCTAGAAAACATGAAATAGAGATCTAACCATGGCTCTATTACCTGTATTACACAAGAGGCTCCTTAATCACCTGCATACCCAGGACTTTTCCTGAAAACACTTTGAAGATAAGGAAATGGCATAACCATCCCTATTTCTTGCCTCGAAAGACTAATGGACTTGTACACACAGGGAGCCTGTAACAGAGACTCAACTCCTCAAGTCCTTTTCAGGTATTGTAACCACTCCTCCTTTACCTGAGATAAGATTATTTACCTGCAGGCCATTCAAGAAGGCAATGATAGACATGGAACAGGGTTAAAGTCTTGCTTGTTTCCTAATAGTGGGAACTGCCGCCTTCCTTCCAGCCAAATATCTCCAAGTATCAGCAGCCCTTGCTGATCATGGCCAGAGCCTGGTCACTCAGTATTCCCCCAGAAGAGGGTGGCCCAGCTGCCTTCCCTATCTAAGTAAGCAGAGAAACTCAACCAGTACCTATGCTGGAAAAGTTCCACCTGTGACCCAAAGTCTCTTTCACATCCCAGACCCTACACAGCACCATGTAACATGAGAAAGCCCAGTCTGAAAGTTGACAGACAACTTGGGCTTGCACATATTGGAAGGTTTTCCCTGTCTTGCTGGAGGCAGGAGGCACAAATTTGGAAAGAGACCATGTAACACAGCTGGATCATGGTATGACTTCATCTACCCCATCATCCTGTCTACAAACAAAATCAGGAGTCTCAAACCTGAACAATCTGTATCTTGACCCAAACTTTAGCTCATTAACTTTTCTACAGCTCTTATTTTGGGCCCACCTCTAACTGTAATGCTGACTGAAAATCATGACTTTCTGAGAAGAGCAAGCAAGGCCAAGGAGAATGTTTTCTTCCCTGGCATATCCCAGCTACAGGCTATAACCATGAGACCTGTTGTGCTGCAGCTGACAGGTCTTGCAGGTGAAAAAGCCAATTAGATGCAGAATTCATAAAGTCTCTGAAATTACAAGTCACAGGTCTCTGAGCAGCCAACAGGTGTTTTCTGGAGGACCTAAGATAAGACAGTCCATAAACTTCCATGATCTTAAAAGTTCCTGATCTCCTCTGCTGCCACTAATAGGAATGAGAGAAATTCAACATAAATCTTCTCCTGATCTCACTGAAAGTAACTACTAAAAAAATCCATGGGGAATAGTATCGAATTTTCACTAAAACTTTGGATTAGTTCCTATTGAAGCGGAAATATCTCTCTGTCTCTCATCTTTGTCTATTCCTATCCCCTACAGCAATAGCTCAGCAAATTCTTTCCCCCTCTGCCCTATAACCCTGTGAAAGATGGTCTTTGTACAGGACTAGCTAATACACAGCAACCCATCCCGCTGCCTTGCTGAGTGCTGGACCACTGGCTGGAATCAGCAGCTTGGTCCCTCCCCTTCCTCATCAAAGACAGCTGTTTGGTACTATCAGAGAAGAAATTCATTGATGTTTTAGAAAGTTTTTCAAAGCTTTAAAAACTTTACTCTGTTTtgattacattttaaaaaatcatatcCTCTGGAGAATTACTTAAGAGCACAGCACTGATACTTTTGTGTTCAACTTTTTATAGCAGAAAGTGCTGCATTCTGACACCTTTCTGAGTCCTTCCCACAGACAAGCAACCCTTCAGTACAGTTGGAGGATGGAGTGTTGTTAGAGCTGACTTTCAGCAGCAAGCCTGagaggatttatttttctgtgccaTGCCAATCTGGGTTTTCACTCTGACTTCTACAGATttgcagttttgtttgttttggggacTGTGAAGTACTCTCACAGTAGTTAGGCAATATCCTGAGTTAAGAGCTCTTTGGGAGGTGAAGCAATCTCCCAAGGTGCTTAACAGTGCCTGCAGTCACTTGTGCCACTGAATGGGCCCAACCCTTCTCTCCTTAAAATATCACTGACCTGGGACAACTCTCTGGAAGCCAGTGGAGCGATTTGTAACATGATTAGTCCTAAATATCACTCTTCTGAATGAGAGAAACATCCCCTAAATCTCAACAAGTTCTTGGTCTTTATGAAGTAGCAAATTCTACATCCTGTAGAATTCTACAATCCTTGGCTTAGCAGATATCTTCTCCTTTATCAGCCACACAGCAAAAAGAGAGTGAGGCAACACCAGGAAAACACTTAACACTTCCACACCTCTGTCATGGGACCTGGTGCAAGCACAGGGAGACCACACCTCAAGAGAAAGGTACATTCCTGCTTCAGAGATTTCCTACCCCTGACTTTGGCCTGTTGTCCTCTCAACACTGGGTTTGTCTCAGAGTCAGCCTCTGATGGGACAAGGTAAAGACAACGAGACAGACTCCAGCATTGCAGTGTTAGATGGAAAGGGCTGTCTTCTTCCTAACAACAGGTAGTAGATAGAATAGAGGAGCCTCTTCATCAGATTGTCCCCTATCTGGGACAGGGATTCATGGGAGCACTTCCTTCTGAGGAGCAGTGGGACACTGAGGAAATGCTTACCTGGAAGGCCATGGAGTTGGCAATAGTCAGGAAGATGCGCAGGGGCAGCGTGGCTTTGTAGGAGCGATGACTCCAGAGGCGGTGAGATCCAGCTGTGATCCCCAGAGCACTCACCACGAAACACAGAAGAGctacaaaggaaaagaaggtgTTTGAGCAGTTGGAGCAAAGCTTCAGGCAGGCAACACAAAGGTGGACCTTTCCCCAAATCTGTATAAGCAAGAGAGGAATCCATGGAGAGCAGATTGGGGCAATAAAACTCCATGTGAGATTGACCAAGCTACCACTGGCCTCCTAGGCAATGTGGACAAAGCAATTCAGCTCTTCATCTCTAACAAGGAAGGAGGCTCCCCCTTAGAAGACTCACAAGGGCTGGTTCTTCAGCATAGTGCCATCTGTCATAGTGCAGAGTAGTCAAAATTGTATAAACTGGCTGCTTTCATAAAGCACTGTGGTAAAAGCACTGCAGTCCATCAGGGAACAgtttctcccttttcttccaCCCCAAATACTCCAGGCTCTTGCTTTCCCATCTCACCAAACCCCAATAAATCTCTTTTGCATTATTTCCACCCTGAGATGGTAGATAATCTTAGCATTCTTGAGTGGGACAACTCAAGCCCAGGGTTAGGCTTTTCTTCTGCTCCCTTTCTCAGCAGAAGCTGGCAAAAAAAATATCTAACCTATCCTCCCACTGAAGTCTGGGTTTCACCTTCAGCTCTAGCACTGGTTTAAAAGCTGCCCAGAGGCTACTGTTCCTAGGGTCTTTTTGATCCCTCCCTCTGCTCAAGTCCTGCACCTTTCACAGAAGGAAACCCCAAGGCTAATGATTCATTGCAAGttgtgcccatggcagaggcagATGTTGCTGTGCCCTGTTGAGCTTTGAGGCTGCTTCGTGTGTTCCCTCTTCACACAGGGCAAAAGGAATTCCTTGCCCCTCTGGCATCTAGTAACAAACCACATCCCTCTCCCAATACATCATGAGTTCATATTTGCCCTGGTCTGTGTGCCTGTTTGCCCTCCTGGGAATTCTGGAAATTAacctcagctccagcacctgaTCCTAaaacagaaatggagaaaagatCCCAAGAGTTTCATAGCAGCATTACACTAGGAAAGTAGGGTAAGAAGAAAATTGGTTCTGCAAATTAACTCTTCCTCTAGAAGGAAGAGTCAGGAAGTTTGGTAGAAAGAGCATTCAACAGCTGGTTTGCTCTGCAAGCTCAGACACAAAGAGGGAAGGGTGCACATCTGTGAACAGGTCAACTGATCCACCTCTAGT
This genomic interval carries:
- the SCD gene encoding stearoyl-CoA desaturase: MPAHLLQEEEFSSTSSTTGGGTVTSRVTSNGNAVTEKDLLNHEDLAADRGMVDDIFDETYREKEGPKPPLRYVWRNIILMSLLHLGALFALTLIPSAKIQTLAWALLCFVVSALGITAGSHRLWSHRSYKATLPLRIFLTIANSMAFQNDIYEWVRDHRVHHKFSETDADPHNAMRGFFFSHIGWLLVRKHPDVIEKGQKLDLSDIKADKVVMFQRRYYKPSVVLLCFTLPSVVPWYFWDESIIISFFIPAILRYTVGLNCTWLVNSAAHMFGNRPYDQNINPRENPLVSLGAIGEGFHNYHHTFPYDYSTSEFGWRFNLTTAFIDLMCLLGLASDRKKVSKEVILARKLRTGDGSHKSG